A single window of Nicotiana sylvestris chromosome 3, ASM39365v2, whole genome shotgun sequence DNA harbors:
- the LOC104220028 gene encoding guanylyl cyclase 1 isoform X3, with protein MLSECCCVLLLSDIRSILATTQMWPLYVLLSKFSRTEEEYSQGSGRDRLSLVESFLCKRSVGTNKCHNTVLSCSYFCEVPHINQLHSWDCGLACVLMVLRTLGKDYDMQELEELCCTTSIWTVDLAYLLQKFSVNFSYFTVTLGANPSFCVETFYKEQLSNDLVRVDMLFQKARDAGINIECRSISSEEISSLILSGKFIAIALVDQYKLSHSWLEDIGISDFCNDNPGYTGHYVVICGYDADTDEFEIRDPASSRKHEKVTSRCLEGARKSFGTDEDLLLVF; from the exons ATGCTTTCTGAGTGTTGCTGCGTCCTCCTGCTATCTGATATTAGAAGTATATTGGCAACGACACAG ATGTGGCCTTTATATGTTCTCTTGAGTAAGTTTTCAAGGACAGAAGAAGAATACTCTCAAGGATCTGGAAGGGATCGTTTAAGCTTGGTAGAGTCCTTCCTTTGTAAACGATCAGTTGGCACAAACAAATGCCACAATACAGTCCTCTCATGTTCGTACTTTTGTGAA GTTCCACATATTAACCAGTTACATTCATGGGACTGTGGTCTTGCTTGTGTTTTAATGGTTTTGAGGACTCTCGGTAAGGATTATGATATGCAAGAACTTGAAGAGCTTTGCTGCACTACAAG TATTTGGACTGTTGATCTGGCATATTTGTTGCAGAAATTTTCTGTCAACTTTTCCTACTTTACAGTCACATTAGGAGCAAATCCAAGTTTCTGCGTGGAGACATTTTACAAG GAGCAATTGTCTAATGATCTGGTCCGAGTTGATATGCTATTCCAAAAGGCACGTGATGCTGGTATTAATATAGAG TGCAGATCGATTAGCAGTGAAGAGATTTCTTCATTGATCTTATCTGGGAAATTCATTGCGATTGCTTTAGTTGACCAGTACAAGTTAAG TCACTCTTGGCTGGAAGATATTGGTATATCAGACTTCTGCAATGACAACCCAGGCTATACTG GTCACTATGTTGTCATCTGTGGATATGATGCTGATACAGATGAGTTTGAGATTCGTGATCCTGCCAGTTCAAG
- the LOC104220028 gene encoding guanylyl cyclase 1 isoform X5 — MLSECCCVLLLSDIRSILATTQMWPLYVLLSKFSRTEEEYSQGSGRDRLSLVESFLCKRSVGTNKCHNTVLSCSYFCEVPHINQLHSWDCGLACVLMVLRTLGKDYDMQELEELCCTTSIWTVDLAYLLQKFSVNFSYFTVTLGANPSFCVETFYKEQLSNDLVRVDMLFQKARDAGINIECRSISSEEISSLILSGKFIAIALVDQYKLSHSWLEDIGISDFCNDNPGYTGHYVVICGYDADTDEFEIRDPASSRALQNA, encoded by the exons ATGCTTTCTGAGTGTTGCTGCGTCCTCCTGCTATCTGATATTAGAAGTATATTGGCAACGACACAG ATGTGGCCTTTATATGTTCTCTTGAGTAAGTTTTCAAGGACAGAAGAAGAATACTCTCAAGGATCTGGAAGGGATCGTTTAAGCTTGGTAGAGTCCTTCCTTTGTAAACGATCAGTTGGCACAAACAAATGCCACAATACAGTCCTCTCATGTTCGTACTTTTGTGAA GTTCCACATATTAACCAGTTACATTCATGGGACTGTGGTCTTGCTTGTGTTTTAATGGTTTTGAGGACTCTCGGTAAGGATTATGATATGCAAGAACTTGAAGAGCTTTGCTGCACTACAAG TATTTGGACTGTTGATCTGGCATATTTGTTGCAGAAATTTTCTGTCAACTTTTCCTACTTTACAGTCACATTAGGAGCAAATCCAAGTTTCTGCGTGGAGACATTTTACAAG GAGCAATTGTCTAATGATCTGGTCCGAGTTGATATGCTATTCCAAAAGGCACGTGATGCTGGTATTAATATAGAG TGCAGATCGATTAGCAGTGAAGAGATTTCTTCATTGATCTTATCTGGGAAATTCATTGCGATTGCTTTAGTTGACCAGTACAAGTTAAG TCACTCTTGGCTGGAAGATATTGGTATATCAGACTTCTGCAATGACAACCCAGGCTATACTG GTCACTATGTTGTCATCTGTGGATATGATGCTGATACAGATGAGTTTGAGATTCGTGATCCTGCCAGTTCAAG